In Chitinivibrionales bacterium, the following are encoded in one genomic region:
- a CDS encoding AAA family ATPase, protein MDIMPKTIAVAGKGGTGKSTIAALVIQYLLEKELTPILAIDADPDANLGTLLGMHSAGTVGDLREEVRREMKNIPAGVSKSEYMQAGLHEIIEESRGFDLLSMGRGEGPGCYCSLNNLIRKFSHDLAPSYNWVVFDNEAGLEHISRRTTSNIDALILVVNYNPISLETASRINILSETLQNQIRSKYVVTNMVKEDRLPDMEAKLSDMNLKPDLHIPYDSVVEEAIFNGKSLLELQNATAKKSIFSLMDKVRSHNGNS, encoded by the coding sequence ATGGATATAATGCCGAAAACAATTGCAGTCGCCGGAAAAGGCGGCACAGGAAAAAGTACTATTGCAGCCCTGGTTATCCAGTATTTACTGGAAAAGGAGTTGACCCCCATACTGGCGATTGACGCCGATCCTGACGCCAATCTTGGCACATTACTCGGGATGCATTCGGCGGGAACTGTCGGTGACCTTCGGGAAGAAGTTCGCCGGGAGATGAAAAATATTCCTGCGGGAGTGTCCAAGTCCGAGTATATGCAGGCAGGGCTTCACGAAATAATTGAAGAATCCCGCGGGTTCGATCTCTTGTCCATGGGGCGCGGCGAGGGGCCCGGATGTTACTGCTCGCTCAACAATCTTATTCGTAAGTTTTCTCATGACCTGGCGCCGTCATACAACTGGGTTGTTTTTGACAATGAGGCCGGTCTGGAGCATATCAGCAGAAGGACAACGTCCAATATCGACGCCCTCATACTGGTGGTTAATTATAATCCCATTTCCCTGGAGACGGCGTCCCGGATCAATATATTGAGCGAAACCCTGCAGAACCAGATTCGCAGCAAATATGTTGTTACAAATATGGTAAAAGAGGATCGTTTGCCGGATATGGAAGCAAAGCTTTCGGATATGAATTTAAAACCCGATTTGCATATCCCTTACGATTCTGTGGTTGAAGAGGCTATTTTTAACGGCAAATCATTGCTTGAACTGCAGAATGCCACAGCCAAGAAGTCGATTTTTTCACTCATGGATAAAGTCAGGAGTCACAATGGAAATAGTTGA
- the cdhC gene encoding CO dehydrogenase/CO-methylating acetyl-CoA synthase complex subunit beta, whose translation MSKIIATAAIRGAHKLVEQAEESLARAIELKGKDCPVAYPNTAYYLPIMLLFLGQQVEKLGDLELSLQEARKLLGNIPDDEVWLPYLGETLNSGVATLLAEETIEVLKYVIRPQPVDDIWLGYTDDSILRLQGIKLVDGRMPGFAALVGHTPTNQEAVDLVRGLQERNILVFMAGNSSGKSIAEQLAEEKIEMNWDTFLVPFGKDVTSAVHALNFAARSAMTFGGIEPGDLNAAREILMYNKNRVHAFVMALGKDKEVDEEQVITDEKYATAAGAINFGFPVISDMSIPEIRPTGICTYEHVIADVKLDEIISRAIELRGMTIKIDKVPIPVPYGAGFEGERVRKEDMFVQFGGKYADAFELVRMRGMDEVENGKIEVVGPDVDSMKEGEAYPLGILVEVAGREFQPDFESVLERRIHEFISCANGIFHMGQRHFIWVRISKDAHAKGFKVRDFGEILAAKMQAEFSAILDRVQVTLITDAEKASKLLSTARDIYNERDDKIGTMTDEDVDTFYSCMLCQSYAPNHVCIVTPQRLGLCGAYTWLDCKASHQIDPHGPNQPVIKGVCVDSVKGQWENINDYVELKSNGNLSVFNAYSIMEDPMTACGCFECIAAIVPEVSGIMIVDRDFQGMTPVGMGFSTLAGQIGGGHQTPGFIGIGKLYISSPKFISADGGHKRIVWMPQHLKEEIEDRLRPMLEQQNITDLFDKIATEKDAEDPEKLMEYLQEVQHPVFEMEPLF comes from the coding sequence ATGTCTAAAATCATTGCAACAGCAGCTATACGAGGAGCACACAAGCTTGTAGAACAGGCGGAAGAATCACTGGCACGGGCGATTGAACTCAAGGGAAAAGATTGTCCGGTCGCCTATCCCAATACAGCCTATTACCTTCCGATCATGCTGCTCTTTCTGGGACAGCAGGTAGAGAAACTCGGTGATCTGGAATTGTCACTGCAGGAAGCGCGTAAATTACTGGGGAATATACCCGATGATGAAGTCTGGCTTCCGTATCTCGGTGAAACACTCAATTCGGGGGTTGCAACCCTTCTGGCCGAAGAGACTATCGAGGTGCTCAAATATGTTATCCGTCCTCAGCCGGTCGATGATATCTGGCTCGGGTATACCGACGACAGTATTCTCCGGCTGCAGGGGATCAAGCTTGTTGACGGCCGCATGCCGGGATTTGCCGCGCTGGTCGGGCATACACCCACCAATCAGGAAGCGGTCGATCTGGTACGGGGACTCCAGGAACGGAACATTCTTGTTTTTATGGCCGGTAACAGCAGTGGAAAATCGATCGCCGAGCAGCTGGCCGAAGAAAAAATCGAAATGAACTGGGACACCTTTTTAGTCCCTTTCGGTAAAGATGTTACCTCGGCGGTCCATGCGCTCAATTTTGCCGCGCGTTCGGCCATGACATTCGGCGGTATCGAGCCCGGCGATCTCAACGCGGCACGGGAAATTCTCATGTATAATAAAAACAGGGTCCATGCCTTTGTTATGGCTCTTGGTAAAGATAAGGAAGTCGATGAAGAACAGGTAATTACCGATGAAAAATATGCCACCGCTGCAGGTGCGATAAATTTCGGCTTCCCGGTCATATCCGACATGTCGATACCAGAGATTCGTCCTACCGGTATCTGCACCTACGAACATGTTATCGCCGATGTCAAACTCGATGAGATTATCAGCCGGGCAATCGAACTCCGGGGTATGACGATTAAAATCGACAAGGTGCCGATTCCCGTTCCCTACGGTGCGGGATTTGAAGGTGAACGGGTTCGAAAAGAGGATATGTTTGTCCAGTTCGGCGGAAAATATGCAGATGCATTCGAACTTGTCAGGATGCGGGGTATGGACGAAGTCGAAAACGGGAAAATTGAAGTTGTGGGCCCTGATGTCGATTCGATGAAGGAAGGTGAAGCTTATCCGCTCGGTATCCTGGTTGAAGTCGCCGGGAGAGAATTTCAGCCGGATTTCGAATCGGTTCTCGAACGGCGTATTCATGAGTTTATCTCCTGCGCCAACGGCATTTTCCATATGGGGCAACGCCATTTCATCTGGGTTCGTATCAGTAAAGATGCTCATGCAAAGGGTTTTAAAGTACGGGATTTCGGAGAAATACTGGCCGCCAAGATGCAGGCCGAATTCTCGGCAATTCTCGACCGGGTACAGGTCACCCTGATAACCGATGCCGAAAAAGCATCGAAACTGCTGAGTACAGCCAGAGATATCTACAACGAACGTGACGACAAGATCGGTACCATGACCGATGAGGATGTGGATACTTTTTACTCCTGCATGTTGTGTCAGTCTTATGCACCCAATCATGTATGTATTGTCACTCCTCAGCGGTTGGGGCTCTGCGGCGCCTATACCTGGCTCGACTGTAAAGCATCTCATCAGATCGATCCCCACGGTCCCAACCAGCCGGTGATTAAAGGGGTGTGTGTCGATTCTGTTAAGGGGCAATGGGAAAATATCAACGATTATGTGGAACTCAAATCCAATGGAAATCTCTCTGTTTTCAACGCCTATTCGATCATGGAAGATCCGATGACGGCCTGTGGCTGTTTTGAATGTATCGCGGCAATTGTCCCTGAAGTGAGCGGCATAATGATCGTGGACAGAGATTTTCAGGGAATGACCCCGGTGGGTATGGGGTTTTCAACCCTCGCCGGTCAGATCGGCGGCGGCCATCAGACACCCGGTTTTATCGGTATCGGTAAACTCTATATCAGCAGTCCGAAATTCATCTCCGCCGATGGCGGTCACAAGCGGATTGTATGGATGCCCCAGCATCTGAAAGAAGAAATTGAAGACCGGCTTCGTCCTATGCTCGAACAACAGAATATCACCGACCTTTTCGATAAAATAGCAACCGAAAAAGATGCCGAAGACCCCGAAAAACTGATGGAATATCTACAGGAAGTACAGCATCCGGTTTTTGAAATGGAACCGTTGTTTTAG
- a CDS encoding acetyl-CoA decarbonylase/synthase complex subunit delta yields MEIVDVKEKWSSRINEVTIGATADQGGTRKSTITVGGQTTLPFMTFEGENPHKPVIAGYIADVVPDWSDYLKDAVGAEINNPVEWAQKSVEELKLDCLCLRLVGAEPNDADRSPAECAQTVADVLKAVDVPLIIWGCGDDEKDNLVLPECSQAAKGENCLIGSAKETNYRTVVAICKADKHKIIAEAPVDINIGKQVNILLQDAGFELSDIVMNQTTAALGYGLDYVYTILERARITGLKGDKLMAAPQICDVGGETYRVKEALADEDILPGWGAVSKRGPLWETACASAYLQAGADILVMAHPEAVRTIQGTIEKFYS; encoded by the coding sequence ATGGAAATAGTTGATGTTAAAGAAAAATGGAGCAGCAGGATTAATGAAGTCACTATTGGTGCAACCGCAGATCAGGGAGGTACCCGGAAGTCGACAATAACCGTTGGCGGACAGACAACCCTTCCATTCATGACCTTTGAAGGTGAAAATCCGCACAAGCCGGTTATCGCCGGATATATTGCCGATGTTGTTCCCGATTGGTCGGACTATTTGAAAGACGCCGTGGGCGCCGAAATAAACAATCCGGTTGAGTGGGCGCAAAAAAGTGTTGAAGAACTGAAACTCGATTGCCTGTGCCTTCGGCTGGTTGGAGCTGAACCCAATGACGCCGACCGGTCTCCTGCAGAATGTGCACAGACCGTCGCCGATGTTTTAAAGGCGGTGGATGTACCCTTGATTATCTGGGGGTGTGGTGATGATGAAAAGGATAACCTGGTACTTCCGGAATGTTCTCAAGCTGCAAAGGGAGAAAATTGTCTGATCGGTTCGGCCAAAGAAACAAATTACCGCACGGTTGTTGCGATCTGTAAGGCGGACAAACACAAAATCATTGCCGAAGCTCCGGTGGATATCAATATCGGTAAACAGGTGAATATTTTACTTCAGGACGCCGGTTTTGAGCTTTCCGATATTGTCATGAACCAGACAACCGCTGCTCTGGGATATGGCCTCGATTATGTTTATACCATTTTGGAACGGGCCCGCATAACGGGTCTGAAAGGCGATAAACTCATGGCCGCACCGCAGATTTGTGATGTGGGTGGGGAGACCTACCGTGTCAAAGAAGCCCTTGCCGATGAAGATATTCTTCCGGGATGGGGTGCTGTGAGTAAACGTGGACCGCTCTGGGAGACCGCCTGTGCTTCTGCGTACCTTCAGGCAGGCGCCGATATCCTGGTCATGGCCCATCCTGAAGCTGTGCGCACAATCCAAGGGACTATCGAAAAGTTCTATTCCTGA
- a CDS encoding acetyl-CoA decarbonylase/synthase complex subunit gamma translates to MALTAMQIYKSLPKTNCKECGFPTCMAFAMQVAAKKKALADCPHASDDARSSLADASTPPMRLVKIGPAGKQFTTGQETVMFRHEEKFHHPTAIAVRIGSSLSLDDALLKVEKINASVFERVGQKLNVELCAVELDGCDDSSGRAKSIADKCSVPLILVSKDAATMKAAAESIKDNKPLLFGADNSTAESFAEIAAQLKCPMTVSGDSIETVADAAEKAKNKGVQDIVLAFDGREGQKALQNLTIARRAALKKNFKALGYPTCVDVHEENTGMECSATSAFAAKYAGIVIIDNVEPSELISIMTVVQDIYTDPQKPNMVEAGVYEIGSPDENSPVLFTTNFSLTYFSVAGEVERSKIPAYISVVDTEGLGVLNAYAGDKISVEKIIKAFNEQKLADKVKHRKLIIPGLLPIYKAEIEETSEWKEVLIGPENASKIPSFLNEAWK, encoded by the coding sequence ATGGCTTTAACAGCAATGCAAATTTATAAAAGTCTTCCGAAAACAAATTGTAAAGAGTGCGGTTTTCCTACCTGTATGGCCTTTGCGATGCAGGTGGCTGCAAAGAAGAAGGCGCTGGCCGACTGTCCGCATGCATCCGATGACGCCCGTTCGTCATTAGCGGATGCATCAACACCACCCATGCGGCTGGTGAAAATCGGTCCCGCAGGAAAACAATTTACAACCGGACAGGAAACCGTGATGTTTCGTCATGAAGAGAAATTTCATCATCCAACAGCTATTGCCGTAAGAATCGGGTCATCGTTATCTCTTGACGATGCTCTTTTGAAAGTTGAAAAAATCAACGCCTCCGTATTCGAACGGGTGGGGCAGAAACTGAACGTCGAACTCTGTGCGGTAGAACTTGACGGGTGCGATGATTCTTCGGGGCGGGCAAAGAGTATCGCCGATAAATGCTCGGTTCCTCTGATCCTTGTTTCCAAAGATGCTGCAACGATGAAAGCTGCTGCGGAGAGTATTAAGGATAACAAACCGCTCCTGTTCGGTGCAGATAATTCGACTGCCGAATCCTTTGCAGAAATAGCGGCACAACTTAAATGTCCCATGACCGTGAGCGGCGACTCCATCGAGACAGTTGCCGATGCCGCCGAAAAGGCGAAAAACAAAGGAGTGCAGGATATTGTACTTGCCTTTGACGGCAGGGAGGGGCAAAAGGCATTGCAGAATTTGACGATCGCCCGGCGCGCTGCACTGAAGAAAAATTTCAAGGCCCTTGGATATCCGACGTGTGTGGATGTGCACGAAGAGAATACCGGTATGGAATGCTCAGCAACATCAGCCTTTGCAGCAAAATACGCAGGGATTGTGATTATCGATAATGTAGAACCATCGGAACTCATTTCGATTATGACCGTAGTGCAGGATATCTATACCGATCCCCAGAAACCGAACATGGTCGAAGCCGGGGTGTATGAAATCGGTTCGCCGGATGAGAATTCACCGGTGCTGTTCACAACTAATTTTTCCCTTACCTATTTCAGTGTCGCCGGCGAAGTCGAGCGGAGCAAGATCCCTGCCTATATCAGTGTTGTCGATACTGAGGGCCTTGGTGTACTCAATGCCTATGCAGGGGACAAAATCTCGGTAGAAAAAATTATCAAGGCATTTAACGAGCAGAAACTTGCAGATAAAGTAAAACACCGCAAGCTCATTATTCCCGGTCTACTCCCTATCTACAAGGCCGAGATCGAAGAGACCTCGGAGTGGAAAGAGGTTCTGATCGGCCCTGAAAATGCGAGCAAGATTCCGTCGTTTCTCAATGAAGCCTGGAAATAG
- a CDS encoding DUF4445 domain-containing protein: MTSYAVTFIPSKTTVRVDEGATLLEAAVEAGIMLNAVCGGNGTCGKCKVTILPHKDATAGRVVLACITKVFGDCIVDVGKSVIDDDGHAGSEQARPGREDGFEHFTPRECNPLVTVHNLALEEPSLDNNDDDWSRFAQALQSVVAPGKFQAGLEIIQVLPPLIRGGENRISAVAAYNLDHWDILSVDAEKTLKSCYAVAVDIGTTTVVANLIDLITGEVIDGAAVFNSQDIHGQEVTARLISAERKGIGTLQDNIAGDINKLIGGLADANAVAVDNIYAVVIAGNTAMEHFLLALPVENIRREPYIAACLKPPAVAAHSVGVGINHHGYLYCLPGISSWVGSDLTAGIFATGMHTSDEISLLVDIGTNGEVIIGSKDWLIACSASAGPALEGASVECGMRATAGAVERVFAENDSITYSCIGDCKPAGICGSGIIDLIAVLLKEGVINRSGKIVGEDTERIRSKEGIQRYVLVPPGESSREEGVFITEVDIENIITAKAAIYAAIHIITSRLDLSCSDIDRFYIAGSFGRYLDIGNAVAIGLLPPVALEKVRFAGNTSLKGASMAALSIEAWEAIRAIAEKTTYYDLMGADDYVEEFQKAMFLPHTDIEVFAYDK; this comes from the coding sequence ATGACAAGCTATGCCGTAACATTTATTCCATCAAAAACAACTGTACGGGTTGACGAAGGCGCGACACTTCTCGAGGCCGCCGTTGAAGCCGGAATAATGTTGAATGCCGTCTGCGGCGGAAACGGGACATGTGGTAAGTGTAAAGTAACCATTCTTCCCCACAAAGATGCAACTGCGGGAAGGGTGGTCCTTGCCTGTATAACGAAGGTGTTCGGAGACTGTATCGTTGATGTCGGCAAGTCGGTTATCGATGATGACGGCCATGCGGGAAGTGAACAGGCACGGCCCGGTAGAGAAGATGGATTCGAACATTTTACCCCCCGGGAATGCAATCCCCTGGTGACTGTGCACAATCTTGCTCTGGAAGAACCCTCGCTGGATAATAACGACGATGACTGGTCACGATTTGCTCAAGCGCTGCAGTCGGTTGTCGCCCCAGGAAAGTTCCAGGCCGGGCTGGAGATAATCCAGGTACTTCCACCGCTTATCAGGGGCGGTGAAAACAGGATTTCGGCTGTTGCCGCATATAACCTGGACCATTGGGATATTCTTTCGGTTGATGCAGAGAAAACGCTGAAAAGCTGTTATGCTGTGGCAGTTGATATCGGAACCACTACCGTGGTCGCCAACCTGATTGATCTGATCACCGGGGAAGTCATTGATGGCGCTGCGGTATTTAATTCTCAGGATATTCATGGTCAGGAAGTAACCGCTCGTTTGATCTCCGCAGAGAGAAAGGGAATCGGTACCCTTCAGGATAACATTGCCGGGGATATCAACAAATTGATCGGGGGCCTGGCCGATGCCAATGCCGTGGCCGTCGATAATATCTATGCTGTTGTGATTGCCGGCAATACTGCAATGGAGCATTTCCTGCTGGCCCTTCCGGTGGAGAATATCCGACGGGAACCTTATATTGCCGCATGTTTGAAGCCGCCAGCCGTTGCCGCCCATTCGGTGGGCGTCGGGATAAATCACCATGGATATCTCTATTGTCTTCCCGGAATCAGTTCCTGGGTCGGAAGCGATCTTACCGCCGGGATATTTGCTACCGGAATGCATACCAGTGATGAAATATCACTGCTGGTCGATATCGGAACCAATGGCGAAGTGATTATTGGAAGCAAAGACTGGTTAATCGCCTGTTCGGCGTCGGCTGGACCTGCGCTTGAAGGAGCCAGTGTCGAATGCGGTATGCGCGCTACGGCAGGAGCAGTCGAGCGGGTTTTTGCGGAAAACGATTCGATCACCTATAGCTGTATTGGTGACTGCAAACCTGCCGGTATATGCGGTTCGGGAATCATCGATTTAATTGCCGTGCTTTTAAAAGAAGGGGTGATCAACCGTTCGGGAAAAATCGTTGGTGAAGATACCGAACGAATTCGCAGTAAAGAGGGCATACAACGGTATGTGCTTGTTCCTCCCGGGGAATCATCGCGCGAGGAAGGCGTCTTTATCACCGAAGTTGATATTGAGAATATCATTACCGCAAAAGCGGCGATCTACGCTGCTATACATATTATAACCTCGCGGCTGGATCTGTCGTGCAGTGATATCGACCGGTTTTATATCGCCGGCTCTTTCGGGCGGTATCTCGATATCGGCAATGCGGTTGCAATCGGATTGTTACCACCGGTTGCCCTGGAAAAAGTTCGTTTTGCAGGCAATACCTCGCTGAAAGGCGCATCCATGGCGGCCCTGTCGATTGAAGCCTGGGAAGCAATAAGGGCTATTGCCGAAAAGACAACCTATTATGACCTTATGGGTGCGGATGACTACGTGGAAGAATTTCAGAAAGCCATGTTTCTTCCCCACACCGATATTGAAGTATTTGCATATGATAAATAA